GGTTAGTCGGTTCATCAAGCATTAAAAGATCAGGATTACGAAATAATGCCGCAGCAAGCGCAACCCGCATACGCCACCCCCCGGAAAATTTTGATATAGCACTATTTTGCGCTTCTTCGTCAAAGCCAAGTCCGGAAAGTATACTTGCTGCCCTTGCAGGCGCTTCATAAGCCCTTATTTCTTCTAACCGGGTGTATATGTAACCGATACGATCGGGATCCTCCGTAGTCTCCGCTTCCTTTAAAAGGCTATCTCTTTCTGTATCCGCTGCAAGCACGACATCTATAAGTTTAGTATCATCATGAGGCAAATCCTGCCTTACCATACCGACGGAAATGTTCCTTACCAGCGCTATTTCTCCGGAATCGGGAAGCAGTTCCCCACAAATAAGTTTGAGTAAAGTAGATTTCCCTGTACCATTAGCCCCGACTAGTCCGATTCTTTGGCCGATGGAAACTTGCAGTGAGGCATTGTTAAATATCATCCTTCCAGCAATTAGATAGGTAAGATTTGTTACTGAAAGCATATATTCTAACTTATAATAATTTATGTAAATTTAGGGTTAATATTACATAAATTTGCTTCAAGAACAATCTCTAATATTTTTTATATATTTACGGATAAAAAGAAAAGTACTTAGCTAACTATTAAAATTTTATTTTCCCTATCCATATTGCAAGTAATACTAAGAGCCCGTATTGCAGATTAGATCTGAATTTTTTGCCTGCATCGTTCGCATCATGTATGTCCACAGTTTCCGCCTGCCAATAGAGATGATAAGTCGCAAGTCCCATGAGTATATAAAATCCCCAGTTCATGTGAGTGTTTAATCCGACTATAAATAAGCATATGGCAGCAATTCTATATAAAACCCAAATTACCTGGCTAGCAGCATCACCAAGCTTAATTGCAAGCGATTTTACACCGACTTCAAGATCATCTTTTTTATCTTGAAGGGCATAAATAGTATCATAAGCAACCGTCCAGGATACAGCGGAAATATAAACTAATAGGGGTATTAAAGAGAAGGTGGGCGAAACAGCCGCCCATGCCATAATCACCCCTAAATTAAACACGAAACCTAGAAATACTTGAGGATAATAAGTATACCTTTTTAAAAAAGGATAAATAACTATAGGAATTATACTTACAATCCCGATAAAAACTGCTGCTTTGGGTAAAAACATAAGTAAGAAGAAAGCAATTGCAAGTAGCATACAGAGGAGTATATATGCTTCTTTTAAAGAAACCTCATTACTTGCGAGCGGCCTATTTTTAGTACGTTCAATCTTGGCATCAAAATTTTTATCCACAATATCATTAATTATACAACCTGCACTTCTAGTCACCATTGCACCGAAAGCAAATAATAATGAAAATAGTACTTTTTGTAAAAAAGTACTGGTTGCAAACCCGATTGACCATAAGCAAGGCAACATTAAGAGTAAAGACCCTACAGGCTTATCCAGGCGCATTAACCTCGCATATTTATTGCCGCTGATAAATTTTTGTAATGCTTTAAGGCACTCAAAATCTAAATTTGCAAACTTTATCAGTCCTTCCGATAAAGCGCTATTAATACTACTTATCTTGTTTTGCTTTTTCATCGCCAGGCAATATATATTCGGTTCCTTCCCACGGGCTTAAAAAATCAAAGCTTCTAAATTCTTGAGTAAGCTTGACCGGCTCATATACCACCCTTTTCTTTTCAATATCATACCTGACCTCAACATGCCCCGTAAGCGGAAAATCCTTTCTCATCGGATGCCCTTCAAAATTATAATCAGTCAGGATTCTTCTTAAATCATTATTATTGGAAAAGAAAACTCCATATAAATCCCAAGCTTCCCGCTCAAACCAACCTGCACAGCTAAATACCGGAGTAGCACTAGGAATAATAGTTTCCTCATCCGCAAAAACTTTTAATCTTATTCTCATATTATATTTTAAGCTAAGCAGATTATAAACAACTTCAAATCTCTTTTCTCTCTGCGGATAGTCCACCCCGCAAATATCAACTAACATACTAAATAAACATTTCTTATCATCACGCAGAAACTTTAAAAATCGCTCTATAGCTTTTGCTTCAAGCTCAACGATTAATTCATCATTCTTGATTGAGGTCTGTGTAATATCAGCCTTACGCTTAGAATTTAGTAAATATTCCTTTAGTTCTTCCAGCTTTTGCATAAAGTTCTCTTGTTTACTATACTTATAAACATAACAAAATCATTTAAGAACTGCAAGCTAGTGCTTGAGAAAAACGAATGAAAGCTTATGATGTAGTATTGAATAACAATTTAATGATAAAATTATGGCAGGTCATTCAAAATTTAAAAATATTATGCACCGTAAGGGAGCGCAAGATAATAAAAGAGCTAAGATGTTTACTAAGCTGGTAAGAGAAATTTATGTAGCGGCAAAATCCGGGCTGCCTGATCCTGATTCCAACTCGAGATTAAGAGCCGCGATAAATGCCGCACGAACGGCAAATATGCCTAAAGACAAAATAGAAAATGCCATTTCCAAAGCGACCAATCCCGGAGATGTAGATAATTTTGAAGAAATCAGATATGAAGGTTACGGCTCAGGCGGTGTAGCTATAATTGTGGAAGCATTAACCGATAACCGAAACCGTACTGCCTCCGATGTGAGGTCAGCTTTTACCAAACACGGCGGAACTTTAGGAGAAACGGGAAGCGTAGGCTTTATGTTCAGTAAAGTAGGCGTTATAACTTACCCAGCAAGTAAAGGTTCAGCGGAAGTATTTTTAGACGCAGCAATCGAGGCCGGAGCTAATGATTCTATTTCCGATGAAGAAACCCATGAAATTATTTGTGATCCGGAAAATTTTAATGAAGTGAGAGACGAATTTGAACATAAATTTGGCACTTGCCTTTCAGCTGAGATTACTTGGAAGCCGAATAATACTATAATGTTGAATGAAGAAAGTGCTGAAAAAGTTATTAAAATGGTAGATGCCTTAGAAGATAATGATGATGTACAAAGTGTAGTGGGCAATTTTGAATTTCCGGAAACAATTTTAAATAAGTTTAAAAATGAAGACTAAAATAATCGGGATTGACCCGGGGCTGAATTGCACGGGTTGGGGAATAATTGAAATGTGGGGTAGTAATTTAGGCTATATTGCTTCAGGGGTAATTGAGACTAAAAGTACCAATTACCTCTCTTCCCGATTAGCTTTAATATTTATGACACTAAACGGCATATTAGAAGAATTTACCCCTAATGCGGCTGCAATTGAGGAAACTTATGTAAATTCAAACTTCGGGTCTTCATTAAAACTTGCTCATGCAAGGGCAGCTGCTATGCTAAGTTTAGAAACGAAAGGGCTCCCCCCAATATCTTATCAGGCAAAGCAAGTGAAAAAAGCAGTAGTAGGGTACGGCGGAGCTGATAAATTACAAATGATCAGAATGATTAACTTACTCCTTCCTACTGCAAAACTACAAAAAGCCGATGCTGCCGATGCAATTGCAATTGCGATTTGCCATTCAAGTTATCACAATTTTAAAGCGTTATAAAAAGGATTTTTAAA
The endosymbiont of Acanthamoeba sp. UWC8 DNA segment above includes these coding regions:
- the ubiA gene encoding 4-hydroxybenzoate octaprenyltransferase, with the translated sequence MKKQNKISSINSALSEGLIKFANLDFECLKALQKFISGNKYARLMRLDKPVGSLLLMLPCLWSIGFATSTFLQKVLFSLLFAFGAMVTRSAGCIINDIVDKNFDAKIERTKNRPLASNEVSLKEAYILLCMLLAIAFFLLMFLPKAAVFIGIVSIIPIVIYPFLKRYTYYPQVFLGFVFNLGVIMAWAAVSPTFSLIPLLVYISAVSWTVAYDTIYALQDKKDDLEVGVKSLAIKLGDAASQVIWVLYRIAAICLFIVGLNTHMNWGFYILMGLATYHLYWQAETVDIHDANDAGKKFRSNLQYGLLVLLAIWIGKIKF
- a CDS encoding YebC/PmpR family DNA-binding transcriptional regulator, translating into MAGHSKFKNIMHRKGAQDNKRAKMFTKLVREIYVAAKSGLPDPDSNSRLRAAINAARTANMPKDKIENAISKATNPGDVDNFEEIRYEGYGSGGVAIIVEALTDNRNRTASDVRSAFTKHGGTLGETGSVGFMFSKVGVITYPASKGSAEVFLDAAIEAGANDSISDEETHEIICDPENFNEVRDEFEHKFGTCLSAEITWKPNNTIMLNEESAEKVIKMVDALEDNDDVQSVVGNFEFPETILNKFKNED
- a CDS encoding NADH-quinone oxidoreductase subunit C codes for the protein MQKLEELKEYLLNSKRKADITQTSIKNDELIVELEAKAIERFLKFLRDDKKCLFSMLVDICGVDYPQREKRFEVVYNLLSLKYNMRIRLKVFADEETIIPSATPVFSCAGWFEREAWDLYGVFFSNNNDLRRILTDYNFEGHPMRKDFPLTGHVEVRYDIEKKRVVYEPVKLTQEFRSFDFLSPWEGTEYILPGDEKAKQDK
- the ruvC gene encoding crossover junction endodeoxyribonuclease RuvC — its product is MKTKIIGIDPGLNCTGWGIIEMWGSNLGYIASGVIETKSTNYLSSRLALIFMTLNGILEEFTPNAAAIEETYVNSNFGSSLKLAHARAAAMLSLETKGLPPISYQAKQVKKAVVGYGGADKLQMIRMINLLLPTAKLQKADAADAIAIAICHSSYHNFKAL